Proteins from a single region of Dyadobacter fanqingshengii:
- a CDS encoding aldo/keto reductase, producing MQYRKLGNSDLEVSVITFGAWAAGGWMWGGTERSEAVKAIQASYNAGVTSIDTAPVYGQGLSEEIVGEAIKDLPRDKVQILTKYGMRWDLTQGDFAMHSKNNAGEDIDIYKYAAKDSIIKECEDSLKRLGTDYIDLYQIHWHDKTTPIQETMEAVTELIKQGKVRHAGVCNYDVALMREAAQYIDLVSDQVPYSMVKREIEPELVPYCIENNKSIVAYSPLERGLLTGKMKPGHQFAADDHRASIYFYKDENLERVNAFLDKIKPIADSKNATIGQLVLRWTVEQPGVSIALVGARDATQALQNAAAMEITISPEEIKTITGELDKLELVK from the coding sequence ATGCAATACAGGAAACTAGGAAACTCTGACCTGGAAGTTTCGGTGATTACTTTTGGCGCCTGGGCTGCGGGAGGCTGGATGTGGGGTGGAACGGAGCGCAGTGAGGCGGTTAAGGCCATTCAGGCGTCGTACAATGCAGGGGTTACCTCCATAGACACCGCGCCGGTTTACGGACAGGGATTAAGTGAGGAAATTGTTGGGGAAGCCATTAAAGACCTGCCCCGCGACAAAGTTCAGATCCTGACCAAATACGGCATGCGCTGGGACCTTACACAAGGAGATTTTGCCATGCACAGCAAAAACAACGCAGGCGAAGACATTGACATTTATAAATATGCAGCCAAAGACAGCATCATTAAGGAATGTGAAGACAGCCTGAAACGCCTTGGAACGGATTATATTGACCTTTATCAGATACATTGGCACGACAAAACCACGCCGATTCAGGAAACAATGGAGGCCGTTACGGAACTAATCAAACAGGGAAAAGTGCGGCATGCTGGTGTATGTAATTATGATGTGGCATTAATGCGTGAAGCAGCGCAGTATATTGATCTGGTTTCGGATCAGGTCCCGTACAGCATGGTGAAACGGGAAATTGAGCCAGAACTCGTGCCCTATTGCATTGAAAATAACAAGTCAATCGTGGCTTACAGCCCGTTGGAACGCGGATTACTGACCGGAAAAATGAAGCCTGGCCATCAATTCGCTGCGGACGATCACCGTGCCTCGATTTATTTTTACAAAGATGAAAACCTGGAAAGGGTTAATGCATTTCTGGACAAGATCAAACCGATTGCCGACAGTAAAAATGCAACGATTGGCCAGCTCGTTCTCAGGTGGACCGTGGAGCAACCGGGCGTAAGCATTGCATTGGTGGGTGCAAGGGACGCAACGCAGGCATTGCAGAATGCAGCCGCCATGGAGATTACTATCAGCCCGGAAGAAATTAAGACCATTACCGGGGAACTGGACAAACTCGAACTTGTAAAATAA